A window of the Linepithema humile isolate Giens D197 chromosome 4, Lhum_UNIL_v1.0, whole genome shotgun sequence genome harbors these coding sequences:
- the Trm1 gene encoding tRNA (guanine(26)-N(2))-dimethyltransferase — MADEQCIKKPKLDETPVIKEGKAEILFKEKVFYNPVQEFNRDLSVAVLSLFATNGWNKATDGIKTSKSEKADKNSTLHNTEENTENLKGITILEALSATGLRSIRYAKEVEGVRQIVANDISAQAVESIRRNVVHNKVENLVTPYHEDATLLMYQHRRNRFDAVDLDPYGCPSKYLDGAVQCVSNGGILLVTATDMAVLAGVSETCYYKYGAISIKSKSCHEIALRILLQCIASYAGRYGRYIVPLLSISVDFYLRVFVQVFTSHEKCKENATKMGMLYQCNGCESIHFQSLVTKKAPKNYKLPNAPAIEQLCKYCQHRQHMAGPIWLGPLHDYEFVSRLLSNLSTELGTWKRMEGVLTVIHEELDIPLYYKLDRLMSIVRCHVPPMMMFRSALLNAGYKVSYSHACKLSIKTNAPNDVIWDIVRTWEKKHPVKREKLAEDSPAARILNASLTTDISLVLHPLANPVSRQKRLSRFQQNPTVNWGPGVRSRTRVDLENKTEVSKKVRNQNKNSKKKSAVAEQQMEIE, encoded by the coding sequence atggCTGATGAGCAATGCATAAAGAAGCCAAAACTTGACGAAACTCCTGTcataaaagaaggaaaagcAGAGATATTGTTTAAAgagaaagtattttataatccAGTTCAAGAGTTCAATAGAGATCTTAGTGTAGCAGTGCTGTCACTATTTGCCACAAACGGATGGAATAAAGCAACGGATGGAATAAAAACAAGTAAGTCGGAGAAAGCTGATAAAAATAGTACGTTACACAATACAGAAGAAAACACAGAGAATCTAAAGGGAATCACTATATTGGAGGCTTTATCTGCAACTGGCTTACGCAGCATACGATATGCTAAGGAAGTGGAAGGTGTACGACAGATTGTAGCCAATGATATTTCCGCACAAGCAGTAGAAAGCATTAGACGAAACGTCGTGCAtaataaagttgaaaatttgGTAACACCTTATCATGAGGATGCTACGTTGTTGATGTATCAACATAGGCGAAATCGTTTTGATGCAGTTGATTTAGATCCATATGGTTGTCCTTCAAAGTATTTGGATGGAGCGGTGCAGTGTGTATCCAATGGTGGTATACTTTTGGTTACAGCTACTGATATGGCTGTATTAGCTGGTGTATCGGAAACTTGTTACTATAAATATGGagcaatatctataaaatccAAATCTTGTCATGAGATAGCGTTAAGAATATTACTGCAATGTATTGCCTCCTATGCAGGACGCTATGGAAGGTACATAGTACCATTGTTATCTATAAGCGTGGATTTTTATCTTAGAGTATTCGTTCAGGTCTTTACAAGCCACGAGAAGTGTAAAGAAAATGCCACTAAAATGGGGATGCTCTATCAATGTAATGGATGTGAAAGTATACATTTCCAATCATTGGTGACGAAGAAAGCTccgaaaaattacaaattaccaAATGCACCTGCAATAGAACAACTATGTAAATACTGTCAGCATCGTCAACACATGGCAGGCCCAATATGGTTGGGTCCTTTGCACGATTATGAATTTGTATCGCGATTGCTAAGCAATTTGAGTACGGAATTGGGTACATGGAAAAGAATGGAAGGTGTTTTGACTGTAATACATGAAGAACTAGATATTcctttgtattataaattagatcGTTTGATGTCCATAGTTAGATGCCACGTTCCACCAATGATGATGTTTCGATCAGCGTTATTGAATGCAGGCTATAAAGTATCATATTCGCATGCGTGTAAACTGTCCATTAAAACAAATGCGCCGAATGATGTAATATGGGATATCGTACGTACTTGGGAAAAAAAGCATCCTGTAAAGAGGGAGAAATTAGCTGAGGATAGCCCAGCTGCACGGATACTTAATGCATCGCTTACGACAGATATCTCCCTCGTTTTGCATCCTCTCGCAAATCCAGTTTCCCGGCAAAAACGTTTGTCACGCTTTCAACAAAATCCCACTGTAAATTGGGGACCTGGTGTTCGTTCCAGAACTAGAGTAgatctcgaaaataaaacggAAGTTTCGAAGAAAGTGAgaaatcagaataaaaatagcaaaaagaAATCTGCTGTGGCAGAACAACAAATggaaatagaataa
- the LOC105670921 gene encoding histone-binding protein N1/N2, with product MADLSEEMPIKDAATAISQGKRHLLVRDYNLAVVVLAQACELHAQEHGETGDEMGELYLLYGRALLGLAREEAGVLGGGVPGSEEVSQDEQGEEEEEEESEEGAEGTTGNSPSTSSSKDDKQEPETEKEDENPKDTSVEKDEKTEESNKATVDSKEKIEKNSVQKEEIPGCSRDLDLRNGEASTSRKRDEEDGDEAEEEDVEKENEEEDVNNLQIAWEVLELAKLVLLKRGPQGWKSLAEAYRLLGEVAMEGGNHESALTDFKGCLNLLEKITPRDHRAIAEIHYQLGLAYAMANNFDASIEQFNQASALLEAKIVHLKTVKDDSSQSDDPFYTVEGEIKELQDLLPEIQEKITDIKDMKKEAGVLKEIKEERMNGCSNAGETNEASGSGSASKPASDISHLVRKKRKAEDDETSSPCKKPTQEKEA from the exons ATGGCGGATCTCTCCGAGGAAATGCCGATCAAGGACGCCGCGACGGCTATCTCTCAAGGCAAACGTCACCTTCTGGTGCGCGACTACAACTTGGCGGTGGTCGTCCTAGCCCAGGCCTGTGAACTGCATGCTCAGGAACACGGAGAGACCGGCGACGAGATGGGTGAGCTCTATTTACTTTACGGACGAGCCCTTCTAGGTCTGGCACGCGAGGAGGCGGGTGTTCTGGGAGGCGGTGTTCCCGGATCTGAAGAAGTCAGTCAAGATGAGCAAGgtgaagaggaggaagaggaagaaagcGAGGAGGGAGCTGAAGGTACCACAGGAAATAGCCCTAGCACATCGAGTAGCAAAGATGACAAGCAAGAACCCGAAACGGAAAAAGAGGATGAAAATCCAAAAGACACAAGTGTTGAGAAGGACGAGAAAACGGAAGAATCCAATAAAGCAACGGTAGatagcaaagaaaaaattgagaaaaacaGCGTGCAGAAGGAAGAAATTCCCGGTTGCAGTCGAGATCTCGATTTGCGCAACGGCGAAGCTTCTACTAGTAGAAAAAGGGACGAAGAAGACGGGGATGAGGCAGAAGAGGAAGACGTTGAGAAAGAAAACGAGGAGGAAGACGTCAACAATTTACAG ATCGCTTGGGAAGTCTTGGAACTGGCAAAATTGGTGCTACTCAAACGCGGACCTCAGGGTTGGAAATCTCTAGCTGAGGCTTATCGACTTCTGGGTGAGGTGGCGATGGAAGGTGGCAATCACGAAAGTGCGCTGACCGATTTCAAGGGCTGCTTGAATCTGTTGGAGAAGATAACTCCACGCGACCATCGTGCGATCGCCGAGATCCACTATCAGCTCGGACTGGCGTATGCGATGGCGAATAATTTCGACGCCAGCATCGAACAGTTCAACCAGGCATCCGCGCTACTGGAAGCGAAGATCGTACATCTGAAGACGGTGAAGGACGACTCATCCCAGTCCGACGATCCCTTCTATACTGTCGAAGGGGAAATCAAGGAACTGCAGGATCTTCTGCCAGAAATCCAGGAGAAAATCACGGATATCAAGGATATGAAGAAGGAAGCCGGTGTGCTTAAGGAGATAAAGGAGGAGAGAATGAATGGATGCTCTAACGCCGGTGAAACAAATGAGGCTTCCGGAAGTGGTAGTGCGTCTAAACCTGCAAGCGATATTTCGCATTTGGTAAGGAAGAAACGCAAGGCAGAGGACGATGAGACTTCATCTCCTTGCAAAAAACCAACACAGGAAAAAGAGGCGTGA